One Prolixibacteraceae bacterium DNA segment encodes these proteins:
- a CDS encoding SusC/RagA family TonB-linked outer membrane protein — MKKQYTLSLILFMFLLSLGAKAQDLKVVHGVVIDSKTHQTLPGASVYMQNTTVGLANDEYNTVANYNQGTVTDLNGEFRFKISKEAKFVTCSYIGYKMKQVPVSFSGKIKIVLEPDVSNIEEVIVTGYQDIKESKLTASVVKLKTDDIIQANVSSIDQMLAGQLAGVQTVVTSGAPGAPAKIRIRGNASLNGAQDPLWVVDGVPLTNTDVPDLDGKDISDLTNSSIAGLNPNDIEAITVLKDAAATAIYGARASNGVIVVTTKRGKKGKVNVTINSNVSFVQRPDMGKLNLLNASEKVDLELQMAQRTDLMFYPAYNAHGGEIMRILDASGELSAYQNGNFSNLSADTQAKINALRSNGADWGKEIYRSAINQNHNISVSGGSDVATYYVSMGYYDEKGTTVGTGMNRNNITMRTDFNVSDNLKLGLKIFANKRKNTSFMKGTQRYTNPNRYSRNVNPYLNIYNHDGSYHYDRDTQTNADEYLPFNFVEEREGTMNNLSTMSYMTQFDLDWSITNDLSFRTTLGYQVDNSLSEKRADWETFYSRDRYESSSYSAKDDEGNSITKYYLPSGQIRNNLDTRINQWNVKNILEYNKTVAEVHEFDVMIGDEIRHDDLAQRQSWVYGFNPVTLTSKPLVYHDPADAKKFPTYKESSDENAYVSYFGTLNYSYDRKYSLFGSIRTDASNIFGKNVNDLFVPLWAIGAAWNLDKESFFQVDAINKAKLRFSYGLQGNIDKSTSPTLIGGWNTHNLLGGLNENAIVVTGAPNPDLQWEKTTNYDLGLEMGFFKNRIQFTADVYSRNSYDLIGTKELASETGFMTSAINWAEVSNKGYELSLSAQLVRSRDFSWDMTFNWSHNKDLVEKIHINDKQVIPSREGFPVNALFGFKTAGLDKDGLPLFDDNGKAVSATDFFKLEAPWGIAGLTASTLEKKEVRDKYSYMGTTDPKFTGGIINNFRYKGFSLYIAANFFLKGMKREEPFYSNGQFDRSRNYTHKIDDIWSPDNTSGKYPAIISPTSSSENPYDFYAYDGDGLGTFTPYKDLDIWFKEVNYLRISNIRLSYSLSKDLANSLGLGSATVKVEALNPFVIGTDYSGYFDPETYGSIYSQPIAKSFSVGLNLSF, encoded by the coding sequence ATGAAAAAGCAATACACTTTATCATTGATTCTGTTTATGTTTCTTTTGTCTTTGGGAGCAAAAGCCCAGGATCTTAAAGTAGTGCATGGAGTCGTCATAGATTCTAAAACGCACCAAACATTGCCTGGTGCTTCTGTTTATATGCAGAACACTACTGTCGGTTTGGCGAACGACGAGTATAATACGGTTGCTAATTACAATCAAGGAACTGTAACAGACCTAAATGGCGAGTTTCGTTTTAAAATTAGCAAGGAAGCAAAATTTGTTACATGTAGTTATATCGGCTACAAGATGAAGCAGGTTCCTGTCTCTTTTTCGGGAAAGATTAAAATTGTTCTTGAACCAGATGTTTCTAATATTGAAGAGGTTATAGTAACTGGTTATCAGGATATTAAAGAGAGTAAGTTAACCGCATCTGTTGTGAAATTGAAGACGGATGATATTATTCAGGCTAATGTGTCTAGTATTGATCAAATGTTGGCAGGGCAGTTGGCTGGAGTTCAGACGGTTGTCACTTCAGGAGCTCCTGGTGCACCAGCAAAGATCAGAATTCGTGGTAATGCCTCGCTAAATGGGGCACAAGATCCTCTATGGGTCGTGGATGGTGTCCCTTTGACAAATACCGATGTTCCAGATCTTGATGGTAAAGATATTAGTGATTTGACTAATAGTAGCATTGCCGGGTTGAATCCAAATGATATAGAAGCTATCACTGTGTTGAAAGATGCTGCAGCGACTGCTATTTATGGCGCTAGAGCCTCTAATGGGGTGATTGTTGTAACGACCAAGAGAGGTAAAAAGGGGAAGGTTAATGTTACCATTAATTCGAATGTCTCTTTTGTGCAACGCCCAGATATGGGTAAGCTGAATCTTCTTAATGCAAGTGAGAAGGTCGACTTGGAGTTACAAATGGCTCAACGTACAGATTTAATGTTTTACCCGGCATATAATGCTCATGGTGGAGAGATCATGAGAATTCTAGATGCAAGTGGTGAATTGAGTGCATATCAGAATGGGAATTTCTCTAATCTTTCTGCAGATACTCAAGCAAAGATCAATGCATTGAGATCTAATGGGGCTGATTGGGGCAAAGAGATCTACCGTTCGGCAATCAATCAAAATCATAATATAAGTGTTTCTGGTGGTAGTGATGTGGCGACATATTATGTTTCGATGGGGTATTATGATGAAAAAGGAACCACAGTAGGAACAGGAATGAATCGTAATAATATTACGATGCGTACTGATTTTAATGTATCAGACAATTTGAAGTTGGGATTAAAGATATTTGCGAATAAAAGAAAGAATACTTCCTTTATGAAAGGAACCCAACGATATACAAATCCGAATAGATATTCAAGAAATGTAAACCCTTATCTAAATATCTATAATCATGATGGGTCGTATCATTATGATAGAGATACCCAAACAAATGCAGATGAATATTTACCATTTAACTTTGTTGAAGAGAGAGAAGGTACGATGAATAACTTATCCACGATGAGTTATATGACCCAGTTTGATTTAGACTGGTCTATCACTAACGACCTTTCTTTTCGTACGACATTAGGATATCAAGTAGATAACTCTTTATCTGAAAAAAGAGCGGATTGGGAAACTTTCTATTCAAGAGATAGGTATGAGAGTTCGTCTTATTCTGCAAAAGATGATGAAGGAAACAGTATAACAAAGTATTATTTGCCTTCTGGTCAGATTCGTAATAATTTAGATACTCGTATCAATCAATGGAATGTCAAGAATATTCTGGAATATAATAAAACTGTTGCAGAAGTACATGAGTTTGATGTGATGATTGGTGATGAGATTCGTCATGATGACTTGGCTCAGCGTCAATCGTGGGTATATGGTTTTAATCCGGTGACACTTACTTCGAAACCGCTTGTTTATCATGATCCTGCTGATGCAAAGAAATTTCCAACATATAAAGAGTCTTCTGATGAAAATGCATATGTATCCTATTTTGGGACTTTAAACTATAGCTATGATAGAAAATACTCTTTGTTTGGAAGTATTCGAACTGATGCGTCTAATATCTTTGGTAAAAATGTAAATGACCTATTTGTCCCTCTTTGGGCTATCGGTGCAGCTTGGAACTTAGATAAAGAGTCATTTTTCCAAGTAGATGCGATTAATAAAGCAAAATTACGTTTCTCTTATGGATTGCAGGGAAATATAGATAAATCTACATCACCAACTTTGATTGGAGGATGGAACACACATAACCTTCTTGGTGGATTAAATGAAAATGCTATCGTGGTAACAGGAGCACCAAATCCTGATCTACAATGGGAGAAAACAACAAACTATGACCTAGGTTTAGAGATGGGGTTCTTTAAGAATCGTATTCAATTTACTGCGGATGTATATTCAAGAAATTCTTACGATCTTATTGGAACAAAAGAACTTGCTTCTGAAACAGGATTTATGACATCTGCGATTAACTGGGCAGAGGTATCTAATAAAGGATATGAGTTAAGTCTTTCTGCACAATTGGTTCGTTCTAGAGACTTTTCATGGGATATGACTTTTAACTGGTCGCATAACAAAGACTTAGTGGAGAAGATTCATATTAATGACAAACAAGTTATTCCTTCAAGAGAAGGGTTCCCTGTGAATGCTTTGTTTGGATTTAAGACCGCGGGGTTAGATAAAGACGGGTTACCACTTTTTGATGATAATGGGAAAGCCGTTTCTGCAACTGACTTTTTTAAGCTAGAAGCTCCTTGGGGTATTGCCGGTTTGACTGCATCTACATTAGAGAAAAAAGAGGTCAGAGACAAGTACTCTTATATGGGGACTACAGATCCTAAGTTTACTGGTGGTATTATTAATAATTTCCGATATAAAGGTTTCTCTCTATATATTGCAGCGAACTTCTTCTTAAAAGGGATGAAAAGAGAAGAACCATTTTATAGTAATGGTCAATTTGATCGTTCAAGAAACTATACTCACAAAATTGATGATATTTGGTCCCCTGATAATACTAGTGGTAAATATCCTGCAATTATTTCTCCAACGTCTTCTTCTGAAAATCCATATGATTTTTATGCATATGATGGTGATGGTTTAGGAACATTTACTCCTTACAAGGATTTAGATATTTGGTTTAAAGAGGTGAATTATTTGCGTATTTCAAATATCCGATTGAGTTATAGTTTGTCAAAAGATCTTGCGAATAGTCTAGGTTTAGGTTCTGCGACTGTTAAAGTAGAAGCATTAAATCCATTTGTTATAGGAACCGATTATTCTGGATATTTTGATCCTGAAACTTATGGTAGTATCTATTCTCAGCCAATTGCGAAGTCTTTCTCTGTTGGTCTAAACTTGAGTTTCTAA
- a CDS encoding RagB/SusD family nutrient uptake outer membrane protein: MNKIYIALSLIATILLSSCSDFLDITPVGKVIPTTLEDYRALLTDGYAQSNNNKSLAGFRTDDYNFFGGWSASKYVEHFFWNENNGDANSSVYDYMNQYQTIFICNQVIAAKGVMTEGSIEDQNQLVAEAYALRAMTYFDLVNIFADVYDAATASSVKAVPLVVSPDIQLDGEFNKASVEVIYNQILSDLKEANSLSAVVIQNDENLTYRFSQVSINALHAKACLLMNNWKEAIAYSKKVLEEKSELQNLNTSTDNFLTFKSSENILSIHRAFISSSQKNSIIPSDDLVVVFDTEGSLRKDVMLTSDNKIAVLAESKYKTTFRVPEVMLILAEASLRLGTPNVAGARSQLKKLVDARYSTAAATILKASIDTMNREELLVEVYKQRRTELAFQGKRWIDLRRNGKPTITHKYKGDSGEREEILTHNDSRYVIKFPVEAIRLNPNLANK; this comes from the coding sequence ATGAATAAAATATATATAGCGTTGTCATTGATCGCTACGATCCTTTTATCAAGTTGTAGTGATTTTCTTGATATTACTCCTGTAGGTAAGGTTATACCAACTACATTGGAAGACTATCGTGCATTGTTAACCGATGGTTATGCACAAAGTAACAATAACAAATCTTTGGCTGGATTTCGAACAGATGATTATAATTTTTTTGGAGGTTGGAGTGCTTCAAAATATGTGGAACATTTCTTTTGGAATGAAAATAATGGAGATGCAAATTCCTCTGTGTATGATTATATGAACCAATATCAAACTATTTTTATTTGCAATCAAGTGATCGCTGCAAAAGGGGTGATGACAGAAGGTTCCATAGAGGATCAGAATCAACTTGTTGCCGAAGCATATGCATTAAGAGCAATGACCTATTTTGATTTGGTGAATATTTTTGCTGATGTATATGATGCTGCTACCGCGAGTAGCGTGAAAGCAGTTCCTCTTGTTGTATCACCAGACATCCAGTTAGATGGTGAGTTTAATAAAGCTTCAGTTGAAGTGATCTATAATCAAATATTGTCTGACCTAAAAGAGGCAAATTCATTGTCAGCTGTTGTGATACAGAATGATGAAAATCTTACGTATCGTTTTAGTCAGGTTTCTATCAATGCTTTACATGCCAAAGCTTGTCTTTTGATGAATAATTGGAAAGAAGCAATTGCTTATTCTAAGAAGGTATTGGAAGAGAAAAGTGAATTACAGAACTTGAATACTTCTACAGATAACTTCTTAACTTTTAAATCTTCAGAGAATATTCTTTCTATACATAGAGCATTTATTAGTTCATCACAGAAAAACTCAATTATACCGAGTGACGATCTTGTAGTAGTTTTTGATACAGAGGGCTCTTTAAGAAAAGATGTTATGCTTACAAGCGATAACAAAATAGCTGTTCTCGCTGAGAGTAAATATAAAACTACTTTTAGAGTTCCTGAGGTGATGTTAATATTGGCAGAGGCATCTTTACGTTTGGGAACACCAAATGTAGCTGGTGCTAGATCACAATTAAAGAAACTAGTTGATGCTAGGTATTCTACTGCTGCTGCAACTATATTGAAAGCGAGTATTGATACAATGAATAGAGAGGAGCTTTTAGTTGAGGTGTATAAGCAACGTCGTACTGAGTTAGCATTTCAAGGTAAACGATGGATTGATTTAAGAAGAAATGGTAAACCAACTATCACCCATAAATACAAAGGTGATAGTGGTGAGCGAGAAGAAATATTGACTCATAATGATTCTCGCTATGTTATTAAATTCCCTGTTGAAGCTATTCGTTTAAATCCTAATTTAGCGAATAAATAG